One window of Nymphaea colorata isolate Beijing-Zhang1983 chromosome 1, ASM883128v2, whole genome shotgun sequence genomic DNA carries:
- the LOC116261463 gene encoding cytochrome c oxidase subunit 3, producing MISSQRHSYHLVDPSPWPILGSLGALATTVGGVMYMHSFQGGATLLSLGLLFILYTMFVWWRDVLRESTLEGHHTKVVQLGPRYGSIPFIVSEVMFLFALFRASSHSSLAPTVEIGGIWPPKGIGVLDPWEIPFLNTPIPLSSGAAVTWAHHAILAGKEKRAVYALVATVSLALVSTGFQGMEYYQAPFTISDSIYGSTFSLATGFHGFHVLIGTLFLIVCGIRQYLGHLTKEHHVGFEAAAWYWHFVDVVRLFPFVSIYWWGGI from the coding sequence ATGATTTCATCTCAGAGGCATTCTTATCATTTGGTAGATCCAAGTCCATGGCCTATTTTGGGTTCACTCGGAGCTTTGGCAACCACCGTAGGAGGTGTGATGTACATGCACTCATTTCAAGGGGGTGCAACACTTCTCAGTTTGGGCCTTCTCTTTATCCTATATACCATGTTCGTATGGTGGCGCGATGTTCTACGTGAATCCACGTTGGAAGGGCATCATACCAAAGTCGTACAATTAGGACCTCGATATGGTTCTATTCCGTTCATCGTATCGGAGGTTATGTTCCTTTTTGCTCTTTTTCGGgcttcttctcattcttctttgGCACCTACGGTAGAGATCGGAGGTATTTGGCCCCCAAAAGGGATTGGGGTTTTAGATCCTTGGGAAATCCCTTTTCTTAATACCCCTATTCCCCTTTCATCCGGAGCTGCCGTAACTTGGGCTCATCATGCTATACTCGCGGGGAAGGAAAAACGAGCAGTTTACGCTTTAGTAGCTACCGTTTCACTGGCTCTAGTATCCACTGGCTTTCAAGGAATGGAATATTACCAAGCACCTTTCACTATTTCGGATAGTATTTATGGTTCTACCTTTTCCTTAGCAACTGGCTTTCATGGTTTTCATGTTCTTATAGGTACTCTTTTCTTGATCGTATGTGGTATTCGCCAATATCTGGGTCATCTGACCAAGGAGCATCACGTTGGCTTTGAAGCAGCTGCATGGTACTGGCATTTCGTAGACGTGGTTCGGTTATTCCCATTTGTCTCTATCTATTGGTGGGGAGGTATATGA